The following coding sequences are from one Microbacterium sp. SORGH_AS_0969 window:
- a CDS encoding ISL3 family transposase, translated as MLVGLPGVHVEHVDRRDGLLVVTVSSAAAPAGCPSCGVVATGRGRRRRVLHDVPGATRVRIVWRQRVWRCDDESCLRKTFTEQLPPLVARRGSITTRAIGWAIGQLRREHATIAGLARQLGTSWKTVWRAVEPELVKLALDETRFENVTTLGVDEHIWHHVDPRKRGPKELTGMVDLTRDEHGKTRARLLDLVPGRSGKAYASWLGDRGDAFRKNVRVAALDPFAGYKTAIDDKLQDATAVLDAFHVVKLGTAAVDEVRRRVQQDTLGHRGRKDDPLYGIQTILRAGAENLTEKQRARLVAALNADPAHEEVFVAWQCAQELRSAYHAKDLAEGRRIAEKVVDSFHSCPIPEIARLGRTLRRWRDAFLAYFTTSRANNGGTEAINDIIELHRRLARGFRNRDNYRLRMLLAAGGLTP; from the coding sequence CTGCTCGTCGGCCTCCCCGGTGTTCATGTCGAGCACGTCGACCGTCGCGACGGGCTGCTGGTCGTGACGGTCTCGAGCGCCGCCGCGCCTGCCGGGTGTCCGTCGTGCGGTGTCGTCGCGACAGGTCGAGGGCGCCGCCGGCGGGTGCTGCATGACGTGCCCGGAGCGACCCGGGTGCGGATCGTGTGGCGGCAGCGGGTCTGGCGCTGCGACGACGAGAGCTGTCTGCGGAAGACATTCACGGAGCAGCTGCCGCCGCTGGTCGCCCGGCGCGGGTCGATCACGACGCGCGCTATCGGCTGGGCGATCGGGCAGCTGCGTCGCGAACACGCCACGATCGCGGGCCTGGCCCGGCAGCTCGGGACGTCGTGGAAGACGGTGTGGCGGGCCGTCGAACCCGAACTCGTCAAGCTGGCCCTCGATGAGACCCGGTTCGAGAACGTCACCACGCTCGGCGTCGACGAGCACATCTGGCACCATGTCGACCCCCGTAAGCGCGGCCCGAAGGAGTTGACCGGGATGGTCGACCTCACCCGCGACGAGCACGGAAAGACGCGGGCCCGGCTGCTGGATCTCGTCCCGGGCCGGTCGGGGAAGGCGTATGCCTCCTGGCTCGGTGATCGTGGCGACGCGTTCCGGAAGAACGTGCGAGTGGCAGCTCTTGATCCGTTCGCGGGTTACAAGACTGCGATCGACGACAAGCTGCAGGACGCCACCGCGGTGCTCGACGCGTTCCACGTCGTCAAGCTCGGCACCGCCGCCGTCGACGAGGTCCGCCGCCGCGTCCAGCAAGACACTCTCGGGCATCGCGGCCGTAAAGACGACCCGCTCTATGGGATCCAGACCATCCTCCGCGCCGGCGCCGAGAACCTCACCGAGAAACAACGCGCCCGCCTCGTCGCGGCGCTCAACGCTGACCCCGCGCACGAGGAGGTCTTCGTCGCCTGGCAGTGCGCGCAGGAACTCCGCTCCGCCTACCACGCGAAGGACCTGGCCGAGGGGCGACGGATCGCGGAGAAGGTCGTGGACTCATTCCACTCCTGCCCGATTCCCGAGATCGCCAGGCTCGGCCGGACACTTCGCCGCTGGCGGGACGCGTTCCTCGCGTACTTCACCACCAGTCGCGCGAACAACGGCGGCACCGAGGCCATCAACGACATCATCGAGCTACACCGCCGACTCGCCAGAGGCTTCCGCAACCGCGACAACTACCGGCTACGCATGCTCCTCGCCGCCGGCGGACTCACACCATGA
- the rsmI gene encoding 16S rRNA (cytidine(1402)-2'-O)-methyltransferase — protein sequence MIILAATPIGNLGDASRRLIEALENATVVAAEDTRTTQRLLAGLGVENRPRLIALHDHNEKERAAELVELAREDDLLVLSDAGMPTVSDPGFGLVAAAAAAGVTVTALPGPSAVVTALAVAGLPTDRFAFEGFPRRKPGERRRAFAQLASEERTLVFFESPSRLASTLDDLVATFGADRPAAVCRELTKLYEEVKRGTLVELAAWAAEGVRGEIAIVVGGATAREVAFPDAVTQVLELVRGGARLKEAVSEVASLTGHSSRELYQAGLAVKR from the coding sequence GTGATCATCCTTGCGGCCACCCCGATCGGCAACCTGGGTGACGCGTCGCGCCGTCTGATCGAGGCGCTCGAGAACGCCACGGTCGTCGCGGCCGAAGACACCCGCACGACCCAGCGCCTGCTCGCGGGCCTCGGCGTCGAGAACCGCCCGCGCCTGATCGCCCTGCACGATCACAACGAGAAGGAGCGCGCAGCCGAGCTCGTCGAGCTCGCGCGCGAAGATGACCTCCTCGTGCTCAGCGACGCCGGCATGCCCACCGTGAGCGACCCCGGTTTCGGCCTGGTCGCGGCGGCTGCCGCCGCGGGCGTGACGGTCACTGCTCTTCCCGGGCCCAGCGCGGTGGTCACGGCTCTCGCCGTCGCGGGGCTGCCCACCGACCGTTTCGCCTTCGAGGGCTTCCCTCGCCGCAAGCCCGGGGAGCGGCGCCGCGCCTTCGCGCAGTTGGCGTCGGAGGAGCGGACCCTGGTCTTCTTCGAGTCGCCGTCGCGACTGGCATCCACTCTCGACGACCTCGTCGCGACCTTCGGCGCCGATCGTCCCGCCGCGGTCTGCCGCGAGCTGACGAAGCTGTACGAAGAGGTCAAGCGGGGCACGCTCGTCGAGCTCGCCGCGTGGGCGGCCGAGGGCGTGCGGGGCGAGATCGCGATCGTCGTCGGCGGTGCCACGGCGCGCGAGGTGGCGTTCCCGGATGCCGTGACCCAAGTGCTCGAACTCGTGCGCGGCGGCGCGCGGCTCAAGGAGGCGGTGTCCGAGGTGGCGTCGCTGACCGGTCACTCGTCGCGCGAGCTCTACCAGGCGGGGCTCGCGGTCAAGCGCTGA
- a CDS encoding dolichyl-phosphate-mannose--protein mannosyltransferase, producing the protein MSTDLSPLLPPVERTRLDRWRDALLADPRGLRLWRWLAPALVTLIAAVLRLIDIGNPHQLVFDETYYVKDAWSQWVLGYPSTWPDKADERFAAGDTDIFTGIGSYVVHPPLGRILIGAGMALFGADSATGWRIAAAAFGTATVLLIYLVARTLTRSIPLATVASGLFAIDGLGIVLSRIALLDIFLTFFIVLTFWFVALDHRRTADRWAALWVAREGEAPMWGPILWNRPWLIAAGAAAGAATAVKWSGLYVLAAVGIYAVVTDALARRRAGIGQWPMDAVRQGLASFVLLVPVAALVYLSSWSGWLFTDGGWMRSTPVASAGLWSWVPAPLQSLWAYHEAMYKFHVGLVTPHAYASPAWQWPFLIRPTSMYWHQDDYGVNGCGLPSGCTEAISSLANPLIWWAGVAASVYLLVRFVLVRDWRYALVLTGLAATYVPWLLYPERTIFQFYTVAMLPFLVLALAFALRDVARGMRDGSRAGGQAFVVGFLVLCVALSAFWYPVWAGLPVPYEFWRLHNWLRTWV; encoded by the coding sequence GTGAGCACCGACCTCTCTCCTCTGCTCCCGCCGGTCGAGCGCACACGCCTCGACCGGTGGCGTGACGCGCTGCTCGCCGACCCGCGCGGCCTGCGCCTCTGGCGTTGGCTGGCGCCCGCCCTTGTCACGCTGATCGCGGCGGTGCTGCGTCTCATCGACATCGGCAACCCGCACCAGCTCGTGTTCGACGAGACCTATTACGTCAAGGACGCGTGGAGCCAGTGGGTGCTCGGCTACCCGTCGACGTGGCCCGACAAGGCCGACGAACGCTTCGCCGCCGGCGACACCGACATCTTCACGGGCATCGGAAGCTACGTGGTGCACCCCCCGCTCGGGCGCATCCTCATCGGCGCCGGCATGGCGCTGTTCGGAGCGGATTCCGCGACGGGCTGGCGCATCGCGGCGGCCGCCTTCGGCACCGCGACGGTGCTGCTGATCTACCTCGTCGCGCGCACGCTCACCCGGTCCATTCCGCTGGCGACCGTGGCATCCGGACTCTTCGCGATCGACGGACTCGGGATCGTGCTGAGCCGGATCGCCCTGCTCGACATCTTCTTGACGTTCTTCATCGTGCTGACGTTCTGGTTCGTCGCCCTCGATCATCGGCGTACGGCCGATCGGTGGGCCGCGCTGTGGGTCGCTCGCGAGGGCGAGGCTCCGATGTGGGGCCCCATCCTCTGGAACCGCCCGTGGCTGATCGCCGCCGGGGCGGCTGCGGGGGCCGCGACGGCCGTGAAGTGGTCTGGTCTGTACGTGCTCGCCGCCGTCGGCATCTACGCCGTGGTCACCGACGCCCTCGCGCGCCGACGCGCCGGGATCGGCCAGTGGCCGATGGATGCCGTGCGCCAGGGCCTCGCCTCGTTCGTGCTGCTCGTGCCCGTGGCCGCCCTCGTCTACCTGTCGAGCTGGTCGGGATGGCTGTTCACCGACGGCGGCTGGATGCGCTCGACGCCGGTGGCGTCCGCCGGCCTCTGGTCGTGGGTGCCCGCGCCCCTGCAGAGCCTGTGGGCCTATCACGAGGCGATGTACAAGTTCCACGTGGGCCTCGTGACCCCGCATGCCTACGCGAGCCCCGCGTGGCAGTGGCCTTTCCTCATCCGCCCCACGTCGATGTACTGGCACCAGGACGACTACGGCGTCAACGGGTGCGGTCTGCCGAGCGGGTGCACGGAAGCGATCTCGAGCCTCGCGAACCCGCTCATCTGGTGGGCCGGGGTCGCGGCATCCGTGTATCTCCTCGTGCGTTTCGTGCTCGTGCGGGACTGGCGATACGCGCTCGTGCTCACGGGCCTCGCCGCCACCTACGTACCGTGGCTGCTATACCCCGAGCGCACGATCTTCCAGTTCTACACGGTGGCGATGCTGCCGTTCCTCGTGCTCGCGCTGGCGTTCGCGCTGCGCGACGTCGCCCGCGGCATGCGCGACGGGTCGAGGGCCGGCGGGCAGGCGTTCGTCGTCGGGTTCCTGGTGCTGTGCGTCGCCCTCTCGGCGTTCTGGTACCCCGTGTGGGCGGGGCTGCCCGTCCCGTACGAGTTCTGGCGCCTGCACAACTGGCTGCGGACCTGGGTCTGA
- the rsmA gene encoding 16S rRNA (adenine(1518)-N(6)/adenine(1519)-N(6))-dimethyltransferase RsmA, with protein sequence MPVSLLGAAEIRRLATELDVTPTKKLGQNFVVDANTVRKIVQVAGVSASDRVVEIGPGLGSLTLAILETGASVVAVEIDHRLAERLPVTAAAHDVPADRLTVIDADALRVDSLPGEPGVLVANLPYNVSVPVLLHFLETFPYLRSGVVMVQAEVGERLAAPPGSKVYGAPSVKAAWYGSWRLAGTVSRQVFWPVPNVDSVLVAFERDAEPRGTEEHRRRTFQIVDAAFQQRRKMLRQALSGVLGGTAAEASLQLERAGVDPTLRGEQLTVDDYARIAAL encoded by the coding sequence ATGCCCGTTTCCCTCCTCGGTGCCGCCGAGATCCGCCGACTCGCCACCGAGCTCGACGTCACCCCGACCAAGAAGCTCGGGCAGAACTTCGTCGTCGACGCGAACACGGTGCGCAAGATCGTCCAGGTGGCCGGGGTCTCGGCATCCGACCGTGTCGTCGAGATCGGGCCGGGTCTCGGTTCGCTCACACTCGCGATCCTCGAGACGGGCGCCTCGGTGGTCGCGGTCGAGATCGACCACCGGCTCGCGGAGCGGCTGCCCGTCACCGCCGCGGCCCACGACGTCCCCGCGGACCGTCTCACCGTGATCGACGCCGATGCTCTCCGCGTCGACTCGCTCCCGGGCGAGCCGGGCGTGCTCGTCGCGAACCTCCCGTACAACGTCTCGGTGCCCGTGCTGCTGCACTTCCTCGAGACGTTCCCCTACCTGCGCAGCGGGGTCGTCATGGTCCAGGCCGAGGTGGGGGAGCGCCTCGCCGCCCCTCCCGGCTCGAAGGTCTACGGCGCCCCGAGCGTCAAGGCCGCCTGGTACGGCTCGTGGCGGCTGGCGGGCACGGTGTCGCGTCAGGTCTTCTGGCCCGTCCCGAACGTCGACAGCGTGCTGGTCGCTTTCGAACGGGATGCCGAACCCCGCGGCACCGAGGAGCACCGGCGCCGAACGTTCCAGATCGTGGATGCCGCCTTCCAGCAGCGGCGCAAGATGCTCCGCCAGGCGCTGTCCGGCGTTCTCGGTGGAACCGCAGCCGAGGCCTCGCTCCAGCTTGAGCGGGCAGGCGTCGACCCCACTCTCCGCGGCGAGCAGCTGACGGTCGACGACTACGCGCGTATCGCGGCTCTCTGA
- a CDS encoding tetratricopeptide repeat protein: MATSRGERRTRDLLGDQNIFRGERMNRTISSGNDYEAFLRRVRATDGNDQVTYVTASGVVLSQALVNELCTAEGPATAMYLLGAYVWSEPAGELEGLEIFRTAATLGSVSAVRALGDALNWMGLYEESVPVLEAALRNEPDDPRLHGLLGLSMYELKLDEGAQLHLRIGLRADPSLAIALAHIRRRVGDEVEYRDLITEAAHRDVYGAHVLAGNFFAEQGDRVRAADLYRQGILSGDAHSAFNLACLFYDDGQLEEARRNFHLAREMGDLRVSPFDQVEK, translated from the coding sequence GTGGCTACTTCTCGAGGCGAGCGCCGTACCAGAGATTTGCTTGGTGACCAGAACATCTTCCGCGGGGAGCGTATGAACAGGACAATATCTTCCGGGAATGACTACGAGGCGTTCTTACGTCGAGTCCGCGCGACGGACGGCAACGACCAGGTGACGTATGTCACAGCCTCTGGAGTCGTTCTGTCGCAGGCTCTTGTTAATGAGCTGTGCACCGCCGAGGGGCCGGCAACAGCGATGTATCTTCTCGGCGCATACGTTTGGTCTGAACCCGCCGGCGAGTTAGAGGGTCTAGAAATATTTCGGACGGCCGCGACCCTCGGCTCGGTTAGCGCAGTGCGGGCACTTGGTGATGCGCTCAACTGGATGGGGTTGTATGAAGAGTCGGTGCCGGTACTGGAGGCGGCGTTGCGGAATGAGCCCGACGACCCTCGCCTTCATGGTCTCCTCGGACTCTCGATGTACGAGTTGAAGCTTGACGAGGGTGCGCAACTTCACCTGAGAATTGGTTTGCGCGCTGATCCCTCGCTCGCTATTGCGCTAGCGCATATTCGACGTCGAGTTGGAGACGAGGTGGAGTATCGGGATCTCATCACTGAAGCAGCGCATCGTGATGTTTATGGCGCTCACGTTCTTGCAGGCAATTTCTTCGCGGAACAGGGCGACAGGGTCCGTGCTGCAGATTTGTATCGACAGGGAATCTTATCCGGTGATGCGCATTCTGCTTTCAACCTTGCTTGTTTGTTCTACGACGACGGCCAGCTGGAAGAAGCTCGTCGGAACTTTCATCTGGCGCGCGAGATGGGAGATTTGCGCGTGTCGCCGTTCGATCAGGTCGAAAAGTGA
- the metG gene encoding methionine--tRNA ligase, which translates to MTSGRSFYITTPIYYPSDVPHIGHGYTTVAVDTLARWHRQAGDDTWMLTGTDEHGQKMMRAAAANNHTPQEWVDKLVGESWFPLLKTLDVANDDFIRTSQPRHEERVAKFVQALYDRGYIYAGEFEALYCVGCEEFKTEAEIVDGEGPFEGLKVCAIHSKPLELLQEKNYFFKLSEFQDRLLELYKTEPDFVRPESARNEVVSFVKNGLKDLSISRSTFDWGIQVPWDDAHVIYVWVDALLNYATAVGYGNDPEQFARRWPAYHVVGKDILRFHAVIWPAMLMAAGLEVPRGVFAHGWLLVGGEKMSKSKLTGIAPTEITDVFGSDAYRFYFLSAIAFGQDGSFSWEDLSARYQAELANGFGNLASRTIAMIERYFEGIVPPAGETTEIDRAIQQTVADAATNADAAIEKFRIDEAIAAIWTIVDALNGYITDNEPWALAKDPEKRERLGTVLYTAAEGLRALAVLLSPVMPIATEKLWIALGAAESIGRLHDQRLRDAGEWGVLRPGSSVNGLSPLFPRVEQA; encoded by the coding sequence GTGACTTCCGGCCGATCTTTCTACATCACGACGCCGATCTACTACCCGAGCGACGTCCCCCACATCGGCCACGGCTATACGACCGTGGCCGTGGACACGCTCGCGCGCTGGCACCGCCAGGCCGGTGACGACACATGGATGCTGACCGGCACCGACGAGCACGGCCAGAAGATGATGCGTGCCGCGGCCGCGAACAACCACACCCCGCAGGAGTGGGTCGACAAGCTCGTGGGCGAGTCGTGGTTCCCTCTGCTGAAGACGCTCGACGTCGCCAACGACGACTTCATCCGCACGAGCCAGCCCCGTCACGAGGAGCGCGTCGCCAAATTCGTGCAGGCGCTCTACGACCGGGGCTACATCTACGCCGGCGAGTTCGAGGCGCTCTACTGCGTCGGGTGCGAGGAGTTCAAGACCGAGGCCGAGATCGTCGACGGCGAGGGTCCCTTCGAGGGACTCAAGGTCTGCGCGATCCACTCGAAGCCGCTCGAACTGCTGCAAGAGAAGAACTACTTCTTCAAGCTCAGCGAGTTCCAGGACCGCCTGCTCGAGCTGTACAAGACCGAGCCCGACTTCGTGCGCCCGGAGTCGGCGCGCAACGAGGTCGTCTCCTTCGTCAAGAACGGTCTGAAAGACTTGTCGATCTCGCGGTCGACGTTCGACTGGGGCATCCAGGTGCCCTGGGATGACGCGCACGTCATCTACGTGTGGGTCGACGCGCTCCTCAACTACGCCACGGCCGTCGGCTACGGCAACGATCCCGAGCAGTTCGCGCGCCGCTGGCCCGCCTATCACGTGGTCGGCAAAGACATCCTGCGCTTCCACGCCGTCATCTGGCCCGCGATGCTCATGGCCGCGGGCCTCGAGGTGCCGCGCGGCGTCTTCGCGCACGGCTGGCTGCTCGTCGGCGGCGAGAAGATGTCGAAGTCGAAGCTCACCGGCATCGCCCCGACCGAGATCACCGACGTCTTCGGCTCCGACGCGTACCGCTTCTACTTCCTGTCTGCGATCGCGTTCGGGCAGGACGGCTCGTTCTCGTGGGAAGACCTCTCGGCCCGCTACCAGGCCGAGCTGGCCAATGGCTTCGGCAACCTGGCATCCCGCACGATCGCCATGATCGAGCGGTACTTCGAAGGGATCGTCCCGCCGGCCGGCGAGACGACCGAGATCGACCGAGCGATCCAGCAGACGGTGGCGGATGCCGCGACGAACGCCGACGCGGCCATCGAGAAGTTCCGCATCGACGAGGCGATCGCGGCGATCTGGACGATCGTCGACGCGCTGAACGGCTACATCACGGACAACGAGCCGTGGGCCCTGGCGAAAGACCCCGAGAAGCGCGAGCGCCTCGGCACGGTGCTGTACACGGCCGCCGAGGGACTTCGCGCGCTCGCCGTGCTGCTGTCGCCGGTCATGCCGATCGCGACCGAGAAGCTGTGGATCGCGCTGGGCGCCGCCGAGAGCATCGGGCGACTGCACGACCAGCGGCTGCGCGACGCCGGAGAGTGGGGCGTGCTGCGTCCCGGCTCGTCGGTCAACGGGCTTTCGCCGCTGTTCCCGCGCGTCGAGCAGGCGTGA
- a CDS encoding AAA family ATPase: MTRGDEWLHDPRPVQRVKVFRDAPVDRAAWPATVPAVAQFLEVAEGEGWEFGPGVTFLVGENGSGKSTLIEGIAEAAGLPAEGGSTNGGGETRRTESPLGEWLRVERSPRAPRWGFFLRAETMHSYYSWRQDLVGGDALRLHEMSHGESFNSLLDEVLDHERYVAGLACLDEPEAALSFSSTLRWLASLDRMRSRGTQVICATHSPVLAALPGATILELGEWGIRESAWEDLDLVRLHRGFLEAPGRYLRHLLE; the protein is encoded by the coding sequence GTGACCCGCGGCGACGAGTGGCTGCACGACCCGCGGCCCGTGCAGCGGGTCAAGGTCTTCCGCGACGCCCCGGTCGATCGGGCCGCGTGGCCGGCGACGGTTCCCGCGGTCGCGCAGTTCCTCGAGGTCGCCGAGGGTGAGGGCTGGGAGTTCGGACCGGGCGTGACGTTCCTCGTGGGCGAGAACGGCTCGGGCAAATCGACCCTGATCGAGGGCATCGCCGAGGCCGCGGGGCTCCCCGCCGAGGGCGGGTCGACGAACGGCGGCGGCGAGACGCGGCGCACCGAGAGCCCGCTCGGCGAGTGGCTGCGCGTCGAGCGGAGTCCCCGCGCACCCCGCTGGGGATTCTTCCTGCGCGCCGAGACGATGCACAGCTACTACTCGTGGCGACAGGACCTCGTCGGGGGCGACGCCCTGCGCCTCCACGAGATGAGTCACGGCGAGTCGTTCAACAGCCTCCTCGACGAGGTGCTCGACCACGAGCGCTACGTCGCCGGCCTCGCGTGCCTCGACGAGCCCGAGGCGGCCCTGTCGTTCTCATCGACGCTCCGCTGGCTGGCATCCCTCGACCGCATGCGCTCCCGCGGCACGCAGGTGATCTGCGCGACCCACTCCCCCGTCCTCGCCGCACTGCCGGGCGCGACGATCCTCGAGCTGGGCGAGTGGGGCATCCGCGAGAGCGCCTGGGAAGACCTGGATCTTGTGCGGTTGCACCGCGGGTTTCTGGAGGCGCCGGGGAGGTATCTGCGGCATCTGCTGGAGTGA
- a CDS encoding TatD family hydrolase: protein MEGGDPSQYVRERSTDGRRDVSYPPAPEPLGIPVYDNHTHLEIEDGPSTGSGTMHGLSLDEQLERALAVGVHGVVQAGGDVDSSRWSAWAAATHPRVLAAVAIHPNEAPVYERAGELDAAIAVIDELAAAPRVRAIGETGLDFFRTEADGIPAQLRSFEAHIALAKKHGIAMQIHDRDAHDAVLETLERVGAPDKTVFHCFSGDAEMARIAADRGYYLSFAGNVTFKNAQNLRDALAVTPLERILVETDAPFLTPAPYRGRPNAPYLIPVTLRFLASERGMDADELGAQIAANTIEVYGEF, encoded by the coding sequence ATCGAAGGCGGCGACCCGAGCCAGTACGTGCGGGAGCGCTCGACCGATGGCCGGCGCGACGTGAGCTACCCGCCAGCGCCCGAGCCTCTCGGCATCCCGGTCTATGACAACCACACGCACCTCGAGATCGAGGACGGCCCTTCGACGGGCTCAGGGACCATGCACGGTTTGTCGCTGGATGAACAGCTCGAGCGCGCCCTCGCCGTGGGTGTGCACGGCGTCGTCCAGGCCGGCGGCGACGTCGACTCGTCGCGCTGGTCGGCGTGGGCGGCCGCGACACATCCGCGTGTGCTCGCCGCCGTGGCGATCCACCCGAACGAGGCTCCCGTCTACGAACGCGCCGGCGAGTTGGATGCCGCGATCGCGGTCATCGACGAACTCGCGGCCGCTCCGCGCGTGCGGGCGATCGGCGAGACGGGGCTCGATTTCTTCCGCACCGAGGCCGATGGCATCCCGGCTCAGCTCCGCTCGTTCGAGGCGCACATCGCGCTCGCGAAGAAGCACGGGATCGCCATGCAGATCCACGATCGCGACGCCCACGACGCCGTGCTCGAAACCCTCGAGCGCGTCGGCGCACCCGACAAGACCGTGTTCCACTGCTTCTCCGGCGATGCCGAGATGGCGCGGATCGCCGCCGACCGCGGCTACTACCTCTCGTTCGCCGGCAACGTCACGTTCAAGAACGCGCAGAACCTGCGCGACGCCCTCGCGGTAACCCCCCTCGAGCGCATCCTCGTCGAGACCGACGCCCCGTTCCTGACTCCCGCGCCCTACCGCGGGCGCCCGAACGCCCCGTATCTGATCCCTGTCACTCTGCGCTTCCTCGCGTCCGAGCGGGGGATGGATGCCGACGAGCTCGGCGCGCAGATCGCGGCGAACACGATCGAGGTCTACGGCGAGTTCTGA
- a CDS encoding sugar porter family MFS transporter, with amino-acid sequence MRSPFGRRAIVLSVAAAVGGFLFGFDSSVINGAVQSIETEYTKVPTLTGFVVAIALIGCAIGAIAAGALSDRFGRLKVMMVGAVLFLASSIGSALTFSVLDLTIWRVIGGLGIGIASVVAPAYIAEVAPRQIRGSLASLQQLAITLGIFAALLSNALLVGAAGGTADNQLWWGLEAWRWMFLVGVVPAAVYGLLAFTMPESPRFLLARGRADEARAIFARLVPPADLDKTINELTSAIETDRKNKGASLAGKALGLQPIVWIGIILSVFQQFVGINVIFYYSTSLWRAVGFDESDSLLIGVITSVTNVLVTLIAIWLVDRVGRKPLLLVGSALMALSLGAMALAFSFATGSGQDVSLPGIWAPVALVAANLFVVGFGASWGPLVWVLLGEIFPSRIRGKALGVAAGAQWLANFLVSWTFPQLADWSLAITYGGYAFFAALSFVFVLWKIPETKGMELEQTETLFVRKPKKTA; translated from the coding sequence ATGCGGAGCCCCTTCGGTCGAAGAGCCATCGTGCTCTCGGTCGCCGCCGCGGTGGGCGGGTTCCTCTTCGGCTTCGACTCCTCCGTGATCAACGGTGCCGTCCAGTCGATCGAGACCGAGTACACGAAGGTGCCGACCCTCACCGGCTTCGTCGTCGCGATCGCCCTCATCGGGTGCGCGATCGGCGCGATCGCCGCCGGTGCCCTGTCGGACCGCTTCGGTCGCCTCAAGGTCATGATGGTCGGCGCCGTGCTCTTCCTGGCGTCGTCGATCGGATCGGCACTGACGTTCAGCGTCCTGGACTTGACGATCTGGCGCGTGATCGGCGGTCTCGGCATCGGCATCGCCTCGGTGGTCGCACCAGCCTACATCGCCGAGGTCGCGCCCCGGCAGATCCGCGGCAGCCTCGCATCGCTGCAGCAGCTCGCGATCACCCTCGGTATCTTCGCCGCCCTGCTCAGCAACGCCCTCCTCGTGGGAGCTGCGGGGGGCACCGCCGACAACCAGCTCTGGTGGGGCCTCGAGGCCTGGCGCTGGATGTTCCTGGTCGGTGTGGTCCCCGCCGCCGTCTACGGCCTTCTCGCGTTCACGATGCCCGAGTCTCCGCGCTTCCTGCTCGCGCGCGGGCGCGCCGACGAAGCCCGCGCGATCTTCGCGCGCCTGGTGCCGCCGGCCGACCTCGACAAGACCATCAACGAGCTGACGAGCGCGATCGAGACCGACCGCAAGAACAAGGGGGCGTCGCTCGCCGGCAAGGCCCTCGGTCTTCAGCCGATCGTGTGGATCGGCATCATCCTGTCGGTGTTCCAGCAGTTCGTCGGCATCAACGTGATCTTCTACTACTCCACGAGCCTCTGGCGCGCGGTCGGCTTCGACGAGAGCGACTCGTTGCTGATCGGCGTCATCACCTCGGTGACCAACGTGCTCGTGACTCTCATCGCGATCTGGCTCGTCGACCGGGTCGGCCGCAAGCCGCTCCTGCTCGTCGGGTCCGCACTGATGGCCCTGTCGCTCGGCGCGATGGCCCTGGCGTTCTCGTTCGCCACGGGCTCGGGCCAGGACGTCTCGCTCCCGGGCATCTGGGCACCGGTCGCCCTCGTGGCGGCGAACCTCTTCGTCGTCGGCTTCGGCGCCTCGTGGGGTCCACTGGTGTGGGTGCTGCTCGGCGAGATCTTCCCCAGCCGCATCCGCGGAAAGGCGCTCGGTGTCGCCGCCGGTGCGCAGTGGCTCGCGAACTTCCTCGTCTCGTGGACCTTCCCGCAGCTGGCCGACTGGTCGCTCGCGATCACCTACGGCGGGTACGCGTTCTTCGCCGCCCTGTCGTTCGTCTTCGTCCTGTGGAAGATTCCCGAGACCAAGGGCATGGAGCTCGAGCAGACCGAGACACTTTTCGTCCGCAAACCGAAGAAAACCGCCTGA